Proteins encoded within one genomic window of Arachis ipaensis cultivar K30076 chromosome B08, Araip1.1, whole genome shotgun sequence:
- the LOC107612323 gene encoding uncharacterized protein LOC107612323 encodes MSPSINKCKSSSPLLRFKIQKMLLSNPRRSLLCAVLLCLPLLIVFTSTTSTKNITNRVIHNLPNNNTLQLTEYKEDEIEKELLRVASNTKPNPSSTNPKKLAFMFLTTSTLPFAPLWESFFNQAPKTHFTIYVHVDETSSIWKPHPFSVFHNRIIPSKPTARNSPTLAAAARRLLACALVDDRDNYMFILLSPSCIPLHSFRFTYHTLANSNKSFIEMTPQDLGSFYRWVVRGAHVMLPEVRYEEFRKGSQFWSLTRKHAMLIVSDTRVWSKFKLPCLFYLMEICYPEESYFPTLINMLDTKGCVHATLTYVDWTGSNDGHPRMFEKDEIGPQLISALRTARPKYGEDDDVKRHDPFLFARKFSSDSLQALMAIADHVIFKD; translated from the coding sequence ATGTCTCCCTCAATTAACAAGTGCAAAAGTAGTTCACCATTATTAAGATTTAAAATCCAAAAAATGCTATTATCAAACCCACGAAGATCTCTTCTATGTGCGGTTCTTCTGTGTTTACCTTTACTCATTGTATTCACCTCCACCACCTCCACAAAAAATATTACCAACCGTGTCATTCATAACCTACCCAACAACAACACACTTCAATTAACGGAATACAAGGAAGATGAaatagaaaaagagttgcttCGAGTGGCTTCAAACACAAAACCAAACCCCTCATCCACTAACCCTAAGAAACTAGCGTTTATGTTCCTCACAACATCGACTCTCCCATTCGCCCCTTTATGGGAATCGTTCTTTAACCAAGCCCCAAAAACACACTTCACCATCTACGTCCACGTGGACGAGACCAGCTCCATTTGGAAGCCACACCCTTTCAGTGTCTTCCATAACCGCATCATTCCCTCCAAGCCCACTGCTAGAAACTCTCCCACACTTGCTGCAGCAGCGCGCAGGTTACTCGCATGCGCTCTTGTGGACGATCGAGACAACTATATGTTCATACTTCTCTCTCCTTCGTGCATTCCACTACACTCTTTTCGCTTCACGTACCACACGCTTGCAAACTCAAACAAAAGCTTTATCGAGATGACTCCACAGGATTTAGGGTCGTTTTACCGATGGGTTGTGCGTGGGGCACACGTGATGCTCCCGGAGGTCAGGTACGAGGAGTTTCGAAAGGGGTCTCAATTTTGGTCGTTGACACGTAAGCATGCAATGTTGATTGTGTCAGACACAAGGGTTTGGTCAAAATTCAAATTGCCGTGCTTGTTTTACTTGATGGAGATTTGTTATCCGGAGGAGAGTTACTTTCCTACCCTTATAAATATGTTGGATACCAAAGGGTGCGTGCATGCCACGCTCACCTATGTGGATTGGACTGGAAGCAATGACGGGCACCCTCGAATGTTTGAGAAGGATGAAATTGGGCCTCAGTTGATTTCGGCCTTGAGGACGGCTAGGCCCAAATATGGTGAGGACGATGATGTTAAACGACATGATCCGTTTTTGTTTGCGAGAAAGTTTTCTTCGGACTCATTACAAGCTTTGATGGCCATAGCAGATCACGTAATCTTTAAGGATTAG